In a single window of the Bradyrhizobium erythrophlei genome:
- the fliM gene encoding flagellar motor switch protein FliM — MAGNDPVDQDAIAAQWEASLDSEDPVEAAASAAANELSGTMALQWAAMVEDGSRDFGGKNSGERVLSQEEIDNLLGFNVGDVNLDDNSGIRAIIDSAMVSYERLPMLEIVFDRLVRLMTTSLRNFTSDNVEVSLDRITSVRFGDYMNSIPLPAVLSVFKAEEWDNFGLATVDSSLIYSMIDVLLGGRRGQTSLRIEGRPYTTIETNLVKRLVEVVLTDAEQAFRPLSPVTFSIDRLETNPRFAAISRPANAAILVRLRIDMEDRGGNIELLLPYATIEPIRSVLLQMFMGEKFGRDPIWEGHFATEVAQAEISVDAVLYEAEIPLKQLMKLKVGDTLPLEMRADALVAVRCGSVTLTEGRMGRVGDRVAIRVTKQLRKPNTTFAMFEKADEQTKLMEAQ, encoded by the coding sequence ATGGCGGGCAACGATCCAGTCGACCAGGATGCCATCGCAGCGCAATGGGAAGCGTCGCTGGATTCCGAGGATCCGGTAGAGGCGGCGGCGTCGGCCGCGGCCAATGAACTCTCCGGCACCATGGCGCTGCAATGGGCCGCCATGGTCGAAGACGGCAGCCGCGACTTCGGCGGCAAGAACAGCGGCGAGCGGGTACTGTCGCAGGAAGAAATCGACAATCTGCTCGGCTTCAACGTCGGCGACGTCAACCTCGACGACAATTCCGGCATCCGCGCCATTATCGATTCGGCGATGGTGTCCTACGAGCGTCTGCCGATGCTCGAAATCGTATTCGACCGGCTGGTGCGGCTGATGACCACCAGCTTGCGCAATTTCACCTCCGACAATGTCGAAGTGTCGCTTGATCGCATCACCTCGGTGCGGTTCGGCGACTACATGAATTCGATTCCGCTGCCGGCGGTGCTCAGCGTGTTCAAGGCCGAGGAATGGGACAATTTCGGCCTGGCGACGGTGGATTCCAGCCTGATCTATTCGATGATCGACGTTCTCCTCGGCGGCCGCCGCGGCCAGACTTCGCTGCGCATCGAGGGCCGGCCCTATACCACCATCGAAACCAATCTGGTGAAGCGGCTGGTAGAAGTCGTGCTGACCGATGCCGAGCAGGCCTTCAGGCCGCTGTCGCCGGTCACCTTCAGCATCGACCGGCTGGAAACCAATCCGCGCTTTGCCGCGATCAGCCGGCCCGCCAACGCCGCCATTCTGGTGCGGCTGCGCATCGACATGGAAGACCGCGGCGGCAACATCGAATTGCTGCTGCCCTATGCCACCATCGAGCCGATCCGCAGCGTGCTGCTGCAGATGTTCATGGGCGAGAAATTCGGCCGCGATCCGATCTGGGAGGGCCATTTCGCGACCGAGGTCGCGCAGGCCGAGATTTCGGTCGATGCCGTGCTCTATGAGGCCGAAATTCCGCTCAAGCAGCTGATGAAGCTGAAGGTCGGCGATACCTTACCGCTGGAAATGCGCGCCGACGCGCTGGTGGCGGTGCGCTGCGGCAGCGTGACCCTGACCGAGGGGCGGATGGGCCGGGTCGGCGACCGCGTCGCCATTCGCGTCACCAAGCAACTGCGCAAGCCGAATACCACCTTCGCGATGTTCGAAAAGGCCGATGAGCAAACCAAGTTGATGGAGGCACAATGA